ACGGTGCTTAATGGGGCTTAGCTTCCTGAACGATGCTCAAGCATGGACTGCACAAACCGTGCAAATAAATAATCCGCATCATGGGGACCAGGGCTGGCTTCAGGGTGATATTGCACGGAGAAGACCGGTAAAGATTGGTGTTTTAGGCCAGCGATGGTCTGATCGTTGAGATTTAGATGGGTAACTTCCACTTCGGCCTGGGCCATGGATTCAGCACTCAAGGCAAAGCCATGGTTCTGACTAGTGATTTCAACCTGCTGCTGTAGTCCTGCCGGTTGATTCAGCCCTCGATGGCCAAATTTGAGTTTGAATGTATCGACCCCCAGAGATAATCCCAATAACTGGTGTCCCAAGCAGATGCCAAACATGGGCTTTTGTTCGGCCATCAGGGTTTTGGCTGTTTCAATACCTACCGTGACAGCGGCTGGATCTCCAGGACCGTTGGATAGGAAAATACCGTCTGGTTGATGGCTGAGAATATCAGCGGCAGAGGTATGAGCTGGAACTACAATGATTCGACATCCATAGCTTGCTAAGCGTCGCAGGATGTTTCGCTTGATCCCAAAATCGATGGCGACGACGGTCAGAGGGGGTTGAGTTGAGTCTGCAGGGGGAATGGACTCGCTAAATTCCCAATCTATAGGGGTTGGGTCGACCCATTCGTAAGCGGTATGGGTGGTGACCCGCTCTGCCAAATTCAACCCTTCCATGGAGGGAGCTTGCAACACCGTTTCTAGCAAAGCGTTCGAGTCTAGTATTTCAGTGGAAATGGCGCCATTCATGGCACCAGCGGAACGGATCTTGCGAGTTAGGGCTCGTGTATCAATGCCGTAAATTCCAGGGATATGGTGTTGTTGCAGGTAGTTGGATAGGGTGTGGGTGGACCGCCAATTGCTGGGTTGGTGACAAAGATTGCGGGCAATGGCCCCTTTGACTTGAGGACGGTCTGATTCTTCGTCTTCAATATTGACGCCCGTGTTGCCGAGTTCAGGATAAGTAAAGGTGACGAGCTGTCCACAATAGCTGGGATCTGTGAGTACTTCTTGATAGCCGGTCATGCCAGTATTAAAAACGACTTCCCCCACTGCAGTGCCAGGTGCGCCAAAGGACCACCCGCGATAGGAACTGCCATCAGCTAGAACCAAGAGGGCGGGTTGGGAATCAACGTTGAGCATAGGGATGGATGGGGCGAATATCGAGTGGTTAAAAGGCAGGCTAATAGTAAACCTTAGTAAAGAATCGCACTTTCTGGAGTGCCTCTTCAATCACCTTCAAGAGTTGACGATGAAAATGGGCAGCATTGTATTGAGGGGGCGTTTGAAATTGAGAAGCGAGTAAATGCACCACTTGGGCGCCAACGTTATGGCTAGCAAGGGTTAAGTCTTCGGCTGTGGAGACCAACCGTTCTTGATCCTGTTCTGCGAAGGCCGCTTTCATTTGCTCTAGGCTTTGCTGGGCCCGTTGCCCATAGGTTTCTAAAATCTCATGCTCAAATTCTCCATCTCCACCTGAAACCGTTTGAAGATGTTTCAAGTTGATGGGTAACTCCCGAATAAACAGCAAAGTGAATTTATCAGAGGGGCCAAAGTTGATCCGATCGCCGAATTGTAGGGGGTGTTGGTGGCCGGTGGGCAACGGTACCTCATTAATATAGGTGCCGTTAGTGCTGTCTAAATCTGCGATCGCACATTGGTCCCGTACCATATGTAGGCACGCTTGTTGCCGCGAGACCACCTCAGAATTGGGAAAATCGAGTACGTCAATATGAGGATAACGTCCTGCCCCAGCCTTCCCAATCAAAATAGGGTTGATCTGAGCTGGCAAGGCCAATAGGGTTCCAGATTGAACATGCAGGAGGCGAAGAGACTCTTGCTGAAACTGGGTTGCATGAGGATCCAATTGTTCAACGAACTCGCTTTCAGGGCCTAGATTCACTGCTTTTAGACCCGGATAGGGGTTCTTAAGATAGGTAAAACTATTCTTGGCAATGAGATTTGCAGGCAAAAGCCTCAGGCCGCAATGATAGCAATATCGCGCAAATTCAAGTTGGGTCGCGCCACAATTTTGACAGCAAGGGATGTCAGTTAAGTCTTGCTGACATTGAGCACAGGTACTCTGCTGTTCGGGCTCATTTTGATAAAAACAATAGGGGCAGAGCCGGTTCATGACCCTTGCATCAACGGGGGACAGCGACACGATAGCATTTTTCCATAAAGGCAGGTAGCACAGCAGTCTGGTGGGTTCATTTCAGGGGTGTTGCTGCCACCTAAGAAAAACCGTCGCTGAGTCTCGGAGTGAAAATGCCAGGGTCATTTAAAGCCCTGAGATCAGCTCCTTTGTTCGGCTGAACCCTTGCTAATATTGAGAGTCCCGTTAAAGTATTGTAAAGACGTTAAGCCAATCTCATTCGGCTTAACCCTGCCCAGTAGGATTCAGATCATTTGAAGGAGCGGTCCAGATGAATGCGGCTGAGCAAGTCACAAACCCTGAATCTGCCACTAAAATAGCTGCCATTGTTAACTTATTTAAGCGGCAGTTCCCTGATGTCAAAGCCAACCTGAAGCCTTGGACCAATGACCCCGATACCCTGGAATGGGTGGATCCCTATTCCATCGATATGGGGTTTAATTTGCCTGCAGGACATACTCTGGTTCAACTACGAATGCATGACAACCGTTTGATTGGCATTGAAGCCTCCTGTTTTGGTCCGTTTGGCAGTCAACGATGGCGGTTCTCAACCATCGGCGATTGGACCTTTCTCGGCAACACCCCTCCTCCTGCAGGATTTCAATCGAAGCTCAAGCAAACTTTTCATGAAATTTTTCAGCTATATAACGCTGCTTCCGAGTAGATCGATATAGACTCAATATCGTCCCGTTCTCGGGGTTTTGCTTTGCTCTTCAATTCAGTCCTCTGCCAGTAAGAGACCCCATGTCCCTCCGCAAATTGTCTTGGTCCACTGCGGCCCCTTATCTCTTCTTAGCCCCTGCCCTCTGTGTTCTCAGCTTGAGTGTATTTTGGCCAGCGCTACAAGCGTTTTATCTGAGTTTTACGCAGTTTGAGACCCTGGGCCAAACCCCAGAATGGATTGGTCTGGGTAACTTTGAGCGGCTTTGGACGGACGATGTCTTTTGGCAAAGTTTGAAGAATTCGTTGATTTACCTGATTGGTGTCGTTCCCATCTTGGTCATCCTGCCCTTGGGCTTAGCGATTCTTGTCAATCAGAAACTGAAAGGAATTCATTGGTTCCGCGCCGCTTATTACACCCCAGTTGTGATTTCCATGGTGGTGGCAGGCATTGCCTGGAAGTGGCTATACGATGAGCGTGGCTTGCTGAATCAAGGTATTCGTCTGATTACCCAGAATCCGCTAATGGAAACGATTCTTGGTCAGTTGGGCTGGACCGGCGAACCCATCGTTTGGCTGCAAAATCCGGATATTGCACTTTACTGCGTGATGGCGGTTACGGTTTGGAAAGGGTTGGGATATTACATGGTGATTTATTTGGCGGGGTTACAAGCAATTCCCCCAGATCTCTATGAGGCCGCCGCAATTGATGGGGCAGATGGCTGGCAAAAGCATTGGGATATCACCATTCCCTTGATGAAGCCTTATCTAATGCTAGTGTCCGTCATTTCAGCCATCTCAGCTGCCAAGGTGTTCGAAGAAGTCTATGTCATGACCCCTGGAGGCGGCGTTTTGGGGAGTACGATTACGATTGTGGCTAATTTATATGAACAGGCTTTTTCGGAAGTGGGCAATGGCTATAGCTATGCCTGCGCTATGGGGCTCGTATTATTCCTGCTGATCTTTGGGTTATCGATTTTGAATTTAAAGCTGGGACAGCTCCGAGGGTAATCCGTGATCTGAAGGAGAAATCTAATAAATATCCAACAAAACTGGACGATTTGATAAAAACGTAATAGAATCCAGCACGTTTACAATTTAAGTGCAGATAAAATAACCTAGTTATAAATTCTTCAAAGGTAGGAAATAGTGGGCCTTTTCAGTCGCTTCTCTCGGGATATTGGCATTGACCTTGGTACAGCAAACACCCTGGCATATGTATCAGGTAAGGGGATTGTGCTGCAAGAACCTTCAGTGGTTGCAGTCGATCAAGTCACAAAGCAAACCCTAGCCGTAGGGGCTGATGCCAAAATGATGTTAGGCCGTACCCCTGGTAATGTCGTTGCAATTCGCCCCCTAAGAGATGGTGTGATTGCAGACTTTGAGAAAGCTGAACTGATGCTCCAGCATTTTATCCGTCGGGTTCATGGGGGTAAAAGCTTAGTGTCTCCTCGTGTGGTCGTGGGTATCCCTAGTGGTGTGACGGGCGTAGAGAGACGGGCCGTTATGGAAGCCGCCAGCCAAGCGGGGGCCCGAGAGGTTCACCTGCTAGATGAGCCAGTGGCTGCAGCTATTGGGGCAGGACTCCCCGTGGATGAGCCGACTGGAAATATGATCATCGATATCGGAGGGGGCACCACCGAAGTTGCGGTGATGAGTTTGCAAGGCAGTGTGATCAGTGAATCGGTTCGGGTTGCGGGAGATGAATTGACCGAGTCGATTGCTCAGTACATGAAAAAAGTCCATAACCTGGTGATTGGTGAACGGACTGCTGAAGATATCAAAATCCGCATTGGCTCGGCCTATCCTACCAACGATAATGATGATGCCAATATGGAGGTTAGAGGACTCCACCTCCTATCTGGACTCCCACGAACGGTGTTGGTCAAGGGACCTGAGATTCGGGAAAGCATGACGGAGCCTCTCTCTTCCATTGTGGAAGCCGTGAAGCGGACCCTAGAGCGGATGCCCCCTGAATTAGCAGCAGATATTGTGGATCGCGGCATTATGTTGGCGGGGGGTGGTGCCTTGCTAAAGGGGTTAGATAAGTTGATCAGCCATGAGACGGGGATTGTGGTTCACATTGCGTCTGATCCGCTCTGTTGTGTTGTGATGGGCACGGGTCTGGTTTTGGAGAACTTCCAGCAGTTTTCTCGTGTATTTTCTAACCCAACGACTGTTCTTTAAGTCATTGGGCTGATTTAGAGACCTTCAGGATGATACTCTCAAACGGAGAAACGTCCTCACTGCCCCATTTAGGCTCATAACAGATGAGTTAAGGTGATTTGATTCATCTTTAATGCCTCTATACAATCAAGCCAGTTATTGAGTGCTGGGTTGGGGGGCTGATTCAGTTCTCAGGCCGGTCGGGGGATCCGTTCTTTAGTTTGATTGTCAATGCTTTTTCTGTTTCGTTGGTGGGAACGGTATCGTTTAGGGTTAATCCTAGCTATTTTGTGCCTAGGAGGAGCGTGGGTATTTAGCCGTTCTCAAGGGGTGGGCTTGCTGGAAGTCTTTCGGTTTGCCCATCGACCGGTGCAGCCGGATGCTGTTAGGCAAAAAGAGCTGGTGGATGCCCAAACGAAACAGCTCCGTCAGCAACTGGCTGATCTGGAATCTCGAAATCAGACCCTCCAGGAGCTGGTTGATCATAAAAGTGTGAAAAGCAAGCAAGCGATCGCAGTTTCAATACTGGGGCGCAGTGGGGATAATTGGTGGCAACAGTTAACCCTGAGCAAAGGCGAAAATCATGGCATTAAAGTGGGTTCCGTGGTATTTGCTCCGGGGGGACTAGTGGGCCGGGTGACCGCTGTTTCTCAAAATACTAGTCGAGTCTTATTGGTTACCGATCCAACGAGCCGCATTGGGGTGATCGTTACCCGGAGCCGCCACATGGGCATCTTTCAAGGCCAGTCCAGTACAGAAGCTCTGATCACCTTCTTTGACAAAGATCCAGATGTGAAAGTGGGAGATGCAGTGGTTACCTCTTCCCTCAGTCGCCTATTTCCTCCGGGGCTGCCAGTCGGTAAAATTAAGACTTTGAAATTAGAGCAAAATTACAATCCTCAGGCCATTGTTGAATTGGCAGTCCCGATTAGCAAGCTGGAATGGGTTAGCGTATACCTGAATGATCAAACCTCTCTCCTTCAGAAAACAGTCCCCGCTTCCCCTTAATCTTTGGAATGCTGCCATCGTGGTTGGATCGGTGATGATCTGTGCCTTGATGCTGCTGTTTCGGTTGCCGGTTATGGTGCTGTCGGGGGTGGGGCCGAATTGGTTGCTGGTGTGGGTGGTGACCTGGAGTATTAAGCGCTCCTCGCTCCAGGGCATTGTGGCGGGTATTTGTTTGGGGCTGATTCAAGATGGTCTGACGGCGGCTCAGCCGACCCATACGGTGGGTTTAGCCCTAGTGGGGTTGCTGACAGGACGCATCAACAAAAAACGCTTTATCCAGGAAGACTTTATCTCCATCGCCCTAATCGTATTTGGGATGGCTCTGATGGTGGAGGCTGTGGCTGCGATTCAGTTTGGCCTAGGGGGGACCCATCGACTAGAGGATGTGTGGCTGCATTTGCGGCAAACGGCCCTAAGTTCTGGGATTCTCAGTAGCTTATGGGCTCCAGTGGTTTATTTCCCGTTGAACCGGTGGTGGACTCGATATCATCGGTTATTGGGAATCGAATAATTAACCGACACCCACATAAAAATTGTTCTCGATCGGCTTTGATCCTTGGCGAATAAATTGAGCGAGTGGGGATCAATTCTCAAAATGTGATCAACGCGACGGCCTGAAATCGACTACAGTAGAGGATAGCGAAACAAGCAAATTGACGGGAGACGACTCCGGTATGCATCTGAGTGAAATTGTCCACCCTAACCAGTTGCACGGGTTATCTATTTCGGAACTGAAGCAAATTGCTAATCAGATCCGGGAAAAGCATTTAGACACTGTGGCGACGAGCGGTGGCCATTTAGGACCGGGGTTAGGGGTTGTTGAACTGACCCTAGCGCTCTATCAAACCTTAGATTTGGATCAAGATAAAGTGGTGTGGGATGTCGGACACCAAGCCTATCCCCACAAACTGATTACGGGACGATACGAGCGGTTCCATACCCTACGCCAGAAAGATGGTGTTGCGGGTTATCTCAATCGTCGGGAAAGCAAGTTTGACCACTTTGGTGCGGGACATGCATCCACCAGTATTTCATCGGTTTTAGGAATGGCCTTGGCCCGAGATGCCAAGGGAGAAAACTTTAAAACAGTCGCAGTCATTGGCGATGGCGCAATGACGGGTGGGATGGCCCTGGAAGCCATTAACCATGCGGGGCACCTTCCTCATACTCGGATGCTCGTGATCTTAAACGATAACGACATGTCCATTTCTCCCAATGTGGGCGCCATGTCTCGTTATCTAAATAAGATGCGTCTGAGTCCTCCGATTCAGTTCTTGTCCGATAACTTTGAAGAACAGCTGAAGCAGCTTCCCTTTGGGGAGCAGGTCGCTCCCGATTTGAAGCGGCTGAAAGGCGGTATGAAGCGCTTGGCGGTTTCCAAGGTTGGTGCGGTATTTGAAGAGCTGGGCTTTACCTATATGGGCCCTGTAGATGGCCATAGCCTGGAGGAGCTGCTGGCAACTTTTAAGGAAGCCCATTTGCATGAAGGTCCTGTGTTGGTGCATGTGGCCACCACGAAGGGTAAGGGATATGCGATCGCAGAGCAAGACCAAGTCAGCTACCATGCCCAAAGTCCGTTCAACCTAGAAACGGGTAAAGCCAAGCCATCGAACAAACCCAAGCCGCCCAGCTATTCCAAGGTGTTTGCTGAAACCCTAATCAAAATGGCGGAAAACGACATTCGGGTCGTGGGCATCACCGCAGCCATGGCTACGGGAACAGGGTTAGACAAATTACAAGCCAAACTGCCAAAACAATATATTGATGTCGGTATTGCTGAACAGCATGCCGTCACCCTAGCCGCCGGGATGGCCTGTGAAGGGATGCGGCCCGTTGTCGCTATCTATTCCACCTTTTTGCAGCGGGGCTACGACCAAATTATTCATGATGTCTGTATCCAAAACCTGCCCGTCTTCTTCTGCTTAGATCGTGCCGGTATCGTCGGTGCCGATGGACCCACCCACCAAGGCATGTACGATATTGCCTACCTGCGCTGCCTCCCGAATATGGTGATGATGGCGCCTAAAGATGAAGCCGAACTGCAGCAAATGTTAGTGACGGGCATCAATTATACCGATGGCCCCATTGCGATGCGCTATCCCCGAGGCAGTGGCCTGGGTGTCGGCCTGATGGAAGAAGGGTGGGAACCGTTACCCATTGGTAAAGCAGAAACCTTGCGTCATGGCGATGATGTCTTGCTACTGGCCTATGGCACGATGGTGAACTTAGCCTCTCAAGTGGCGGATATGCTGACGGAGCATGGTGTGCGGGCTACAGTGGTAAATGCTCGATTTGCCAAGCCTTTGGATACAGAGTTAATTATTCCTTTGGCTCAGAAAATTGGCCAGGTGGTCACCCTAGAGGAAGGCTGTTTGCCCGGTGGCTTTGGCTCGGCTGTCTTAGAAGCCCTGATGGACCATCAAGTGCTGGCCCCTGTGACTCGCATTGGCGTTCCAGATCAATTGGTAGAGCATGCCACACCGGATCAATCCAAAGCGGAGCTGGGACTTACCCCTGCTCAAGTGGCAGAAAGAGTGTTAGGGTTGCTGAAGCAGAAACCAGCGCCTAGCTACGTTTCCTAATACTTGTCCACTGATTCTCAAAAACTGAACTCTGATGACTGCATCGGTTGCCAATCCCGTTTACCCTGTTGTTTGGCGTGGCGACCACGTTGAACTGATTGATCAGACTCGCTTGCCGCAACAATTTAGCGTTGTGGAGATCCGCCGCTCGGAAGATATGGCGACGGCGATCAAAACCATGATTGTTCGAGGTGCTCCGGCCATCGGTGTAGCTGCTGCCTATGGCATGTACTTGGGAAGCTGCGAAATTACCACAGACAACCGGGATGGGTTTTTAAGTGAACTGGTTGGCGTGGGTAACCAATTGAAAGCGACCCGACCGACGGCAGTGAATCTCTTCTGGGCAGTAGATCGGATGCTGAAAGTGGCTCGCCAAACCTTAGGCCCGATTTCCCAGATTCAAGACCAGCTGTTAACAACGGCTCAAGAAATTGGGGCGGATGATGTCCGCACTTGCCAGGCGATTGGTAATCATGGCCTCAGTGTTTTACCCAAAGATCCTGAAAAGCTTTGTCTTCTGACCCACTGTAATGCTGGAGCCCTAGCGACAGCAGGTTATGGTACTGCATTGGGAGTAGTTCGCTCTGCTTGGACTGCAGGTCGATTGGCTAGGGTCTATGCAGATGAGACTCGGCCTCGTTTGCAGGGGGCTAAGCTAACCACCTGGGAATGCGTACAAGAAGATATTCCTGTAACCCTGATCTCCGATGGCATGGCTGCCCATTGCATGCAGCAGAACTTGATCGATGTGGTGGTGGTTGGTGCCGATCGTATTGCCGCAAATGGCGATGCGGCCAATAAAATTGGCACTTACAGCGTTGCCCTCTGTGCTAAAGCCCACAATTTGCCTTTTTATGTCGCAGCGCCCCTCTCAACGATTGATTTTGATCTAGCGGATGGTGGAGGGATTCCGATCGAAGAGCGACATCCATCGGAAATTTATCAAATTGGGACAACGGATATTTGTCCAAAAGGGGTTGAGTTCTATAACCCTGCCTTTGATGTGACTCCTGCTGAATTGATTACTGGCATTATTACGGAGCATGGGGTGTTTGCGCCAGGGGATATCCGAGAGAAGCTCAGCCATCACCGCTCTACTTAAATTTGCCACTTCTGCCCTCTGTCATCCCAGGGATGTGGCCAATGGGGATGCCTATTTGTTATCACAGGAATTGGTGCTGATTCTTAGATGCGATCGCAAAGTCGCTTTTAGAGAGAGTATCTGGCTACTCTGAAGGTAAGGATGGCAAGGAATTGATGGGACAGAATTTGGGGCAGATGCCTAAAAGACGGCTTTTCAGAAGGCGAAGTATTGGGGTGTGGACCTTATTGCTCCTATTTCTCCTAGCTCTAGGATTACCGGTGTATGCCTATAAGATTGAACCCTATTGGTTAGAGGTAAAGACGGTCCCTCTAGTCTTGCCTCATTTACAGCAAGAGTTTGATGGCTATCGGATTGTGCAGCTCAGTGATGTGCATGTGGTCGATCAAATGCCACAGTCTTTTTTGGAAAAGGTGATTGACCAAACCAACCGACAGCAGCCCGATCTCGTCGTTATTACAGGAGATATTGTCACCGCGTCTCCTCAGCGATATGCATCTCGCATTGAAGCGGCATTTAAAACTTTTGAAGCTCCGACCGTCGCTGTTTTAGGTAATCATGATTATTGGTCTGATCCAGAGGCAGTCCAGCAAATTTTGCAGAATGGTAATGTGCAAGCTCTCCGTAATCAGGTCTATACGGTGCGACGAAACCAGGCTCAACTGCATATTGCAGGGGTTGATGATGTATGGGCAGGAGCAGCCGATTTAGATCAGGTGATGGCCCAGTTGCCCAAGATAGGGGCCGCGATTTTATTAGCCCATGAACCTGATTTTGCAGATACCGCTGTCACCACCCATCGATTTGACTTAGAACTATCTGGGCATGCCCATGGCGGTCAGGTTGCGATTCCATTTGTGGGGGCTCCCGTGTTGCCCCCCCATGGCAAACGATATCCCATTGGCCAATATCAAATTGAAGATTTAATCCAATACACCAACCGTGGAATTGGCATGGTTAGCCCTCGCGTTCGGTTTGGGAGTCGTCCTGAAATCACGGTTTTTCAGCTGTCTGCCCCTGCTGAACAGCAATCCTAGTGGGCCTGTATCAGATGCTGGTTTATTCAGCTCCCAAGACTTAACCTTCCGTGGCCTGTAAAGCATTGGCATAAAGAGATGGTCGGAGACATAGATAGACTAACGGTCCCAGGAATGGAACTAACGCAGCGCCCCAAAATAAGGGAGACTGCATCGATAAACCCCGTCGATTGGCATCTGCGATTAATATGGCGGGAAAGACAAGACTGAGCATACAAAAATCTAAGCTCATAACGTGAATAAACCGGCTTGTTTGCCAGAGCTGGA
The genomic region above belongs to Acaryochloris sp. CCMEE 5410 and contains:
- the mreD gene encoding rod shape-determining protein MreD — protein: MVGSVMICALMLLFRLPVMVLSGVGPNWLLVWVVTWSIKRSSLQGIVAGICLGLIQDGLTAAQPTHTVGLALVGLLTGRINKKRFIQEDFISIALIVFGMALMVEAVAAIQFGLGGTHRLEDVWLHLRQTALSSGILSSLWAPVVYFPLNRWWTRYHRLLGIE
- a CDS encoding carbohydrate ABC transporter permease, translated to MSLRKLSWSTAAPYLFLAPALCVLSLSVFWPALQAFYLSFTQFETLGQTPEWIGLGNFERLWTDDVFWQSLKNSLIYLIGVVPILVILPLGLAILVNQKLKGIHWFRAAYYTPVVISMVVAGIAWKWLYDERGLLNQGIRLITQNPLMETILGQLGWTGEPIVWLQNPDIALYCVMAVTVWKGLGYYMVIYLAGLQAIPPDLYEAAAIDGADGWQKHWDITIPLMKPYLMLVSVISAISAAKVFEEVYVMTPGGGVLGSTITIVANLYEQAFSEVGNGYSYACAMGLVLFLLIFGLSILNLKLGQLRG
- the dxs gene encoding 1-deoxy-D-xylulose-5-phosphate synthase, translated to MHLSEIVHPNQLHGLSISELKQIANQIREKHLDTVATSGGHLGPGLGVVELTLALYQTLDLDQDKVVWDVGHQAYPHKLITGRYERFHTLRQKDGVAGYLNRRESKFDHFGAGHASTSISSVLGMALARDAKGENFKTVAVIGDGAMTGGMALEAINHAGHLPHTRMLVILNDNDMSISPNVGAMSRYLNKMRLSPPIQFLSDNFEEQLKQLPFGEQVAPDLKRLKGGMKRLAVSKVGAVFEELGFTYMGPVDGHSLEELLATFKEAHLHEGPVLVHVATTKGKGYAIAEQDQVSYHAQSPFNLETGKAKPSNKPKPPSYSKVFAETLIKMAENDIRVVGITAAMATGTGLDKLQAKLPKQYIDVGIAEQHAVTLAAGMACEGMRPVVAIYSTFLQRGYDQIIHDVCIQNLPVFFCLDRAGIVGADGPTHQGMYDIAYLRCLPNMVMMAPKDEAELQQMLVTGINYTDGPIAMRYPRGSGLGVGLMEEGWEPLPIGKAETLRHGDDVLLLAYGTMVNLASQVADMLTEHGVRATVVNARFAKPLDTELIIPLAQKIGQVVTLEEGCLPGGFGSAVLEALMDHQVLAPVTRIGVPDQLVEHATPDQSKAELGLTPAQVAERVLGLLKQKPAPSYVS
- the mreC gene encoding rod shape-determining protein MreC — its product is MLFLFRWWERYRLGLILAILCLGGAWVFSRSQGVGLLEVFRFAHRPVQPDAVRQKELVDAQTKQLRQQLADLESRNQTLQELVDHKSVKSKQAIAVSILGRSGDNWWQQLTLSKGENHGIKVGSVVFAPGGLVGRVTAVSQNTSRVLLVTDPTSRIGVIVTRSRHMGIFQGQSSTEALITFFDKDPDVKVGDAVVTSSLSRLFPPGLPVGKIKTLKLEQNYNPQAIVELAVPISKLEWVSVYLNDQTSLLQKTVPASP
- a CDS encoding rod shape-determining protein, yielding MGLFSRFSRDIGIDLGTANTLAYVSGKGIVLQEPSVVAVDQVTKQTLAVGADAKMMLGRTPGNVVAIRPLRDGVIADFEKAELMLQHFIRRVHGGKSLVSPRVVVGIPSGVTGVERRAVMEAASQAGAREVHLLDEPVAAAIGAGLPVDEPTGNMIIDIGGGTTEVAVMSLQGSVISESVRVAGDELTESIAQYMKKVHNLVIGERTAEDIKIRIGSAYPTNDNDDANMEVRGLHLLSGLPRTVLVKGPEIRESMTEPLSSIVEAVKRTLERMPPELAADIVDRGIMLAGGGALLKGLDKLISHETGIVVHIASDPLCCVVMGTGLVLENFQQFSRVFSNPTTVL
- the carA gene encoding glutamine-hydrolyzing carbamoyl-phosphate synthase small subunit — translated: MLNVDSQPALLVLADGSSYRGWSFGAPGTAVGEVVFNTGMTGYQEVLTDPSYCGQLVTFTYPELGNTGVNIEDEESDRPQVKGAIARNLCHQPSNWRSTHTLSNYLQQHHIPGIYGIDTRALTRKIRSAGAMNGAISTEILDSNALLETVLQAPSMEGLNLAERVTTHTAYEWVDPTPIDWEFSESIPPADSTQPPLTVVAIDFGIKRNILRRLASYGCRIIVVPAHTSAADILSHQPDGIFLSNGPGDPAAVTVGIETAKTLMAEQKPMFGICLGHQLLGLSLGVDTFKLKFGHRGLNQPAGLQQQVEITSQNHGFALSAESMAQAEVEVTHLNLNDQTIAGLKHQSLPVFSVQYHPEASPGPHDADYLFARFVQSMLEHRSGS
- the mtnA gene encoding S-methyl-5-thioribose-1-phosphate isomerase — translated: MTASVANPVYPVVWRGDHVELIDQTRLPQQFSVVEIRRSEDMATAIKTMIVRGAPAIGVAAAYGMYLGSCEITTDNRDGFLSELVGVGNQLKATRPTAVNLFWAVDRMLKVARQTLGPISQIQDQLLTTAQEIGADDVRTCQAIGNHGLSVLPKDPEKLCLLTHCNAGALATAGYGTALGVVRSAWTAGRLARVYADETRPRLQGAKLTTWECVQEDIPVTLISDGMAAHCMQQNLIDVVVVGADRIAANGDAANKIGTYSVALCAKAHNLPFYVAAPLSTIDFDLADGGGIPIEERHPSEIYQIGTTDICPKGVEFYNPAFDVTPAELITGIITEHGVFAPGDIREKLSHHRST
- a CDS encoding FHA domain-containing protein yields the protein MSLSPVDARVMNRLCPYCFYQNEPEQQSTCAQCQQDLTDIPCCQNCGATQLEFARYCYHCGLRLLPANLIAKNSFTYLKNPYPGLKAVNLGPESEFVEQLDPHATQFQQESLRLLHVQSGTLLALPAQINPILIGKAGAGRYPHIDVLDFPNSEVVSRQQACLHMVRDQCAIADLDSTNGTYINEVPLPTGHQHPLQFGDRINFGPSDKFTLLFIRELPINLKHLQTVSGGDGEFEHEILETYGQRAQQSLEQMKAAFAEQDQERLVSTAEDLTLASHNVGAQVVHLLASQFQTPPQYNAAHFHRQLLKVIEEALQKVRFFTKVYY
- a CDS encoding metallophosphoesterase; its protein translation is MPKRRLFRRRSIGVWTLLLLFLLALGLPVYAYKIEPYWLEVKTVPLVLPHLQQEFDGYRIVQLSDVHVVDQMPQSFLEKVIDQTNRQQPDLVVITGDIVTASPQRYASRIEAAFKTFEAPTVAVLGNHDYWSDPEAVQQILQNGNVQALRNQVYTVRRNQAQLHIAGVDDVWAGAADLDQVMAQLPKIGAAILLAHEPDFADTAVTTHRFDLELSGHAHGGQVAIPFVGAPVLPPHGKRYPIGQYQIEDLIQYTNRGIGMVSPRVRFGSRPEITVFQLSAPAEQQS